GCCATTCTAACTGATCATCTAGAGGTTCAAGTTTAATTGGCCCGTATTTTTTTTCAAGAGCTAATTTAATTAAATAATCGCAAAAATGCGGATTTTTAGGTAAAAGCGAACCATGGAGATAACAGCCGAAAACATTGTGAATAACAGCGCCTTCGGTTTTGTCCTGGCCATTATTGCCAAAACCGAGAATCACCTTACCTAAGGGTTGAGTAGCGGCGGCTAAAAAAGTATTGCCGGAGTGATTTTCAAAGCCGACAAGATAGGGAGTAGGGTGAAGGACAGCAGGGTTAGCTTTAATAATAATATTGCCGATTTTGCGTTGTTTAGAAGCAACGGTATAGGCATTAAAAATACCGATGCCTTTAATTTTGGGGCCGCTGGACGGTTGGAAATAATTACCGAAAAGTTGATAAGTGCCACAAATAGTAAGCATAGGAATGCCGGCTTGAGCCGCTTTTAATAAAACAACGCGGCGTTTAAATAAATCTGAAGCAATTAATTGTTGTTGCTGGTCTTGGCCGCCGCCGCCGAATAACAGATCAAAGCCCCCCTGAGGTAAAGGATCGTTTAGGCCAATGGATTTAATAAAGACTTTGATTCCCCGCTGTTTTAAGCGGTAAACTAAGCTAAAAATATTACCCCGGTCGCCGTAAATATTCAAATCTTTCGGATAAAGATGAGCAATGGTAATTTTCATAAATTAATCGAATTTTTGTTTAAAGATAATTTGACGCAGTTTCAGCATGGCGGTATAGGTGGGTAAAATATAGTCCGGCGAATAACTGAGAGCTTTTTTAATATTTGGTTCTAGTTGGATTAAGTGGGGGTTAAGCCCGGCGTATTTTAGCCTTAAAGCCATGTCCAAAGCCCGGGTGCCGGAAACAGTAATGGGAGTTTTTCTGGAGTTTAAATAATTAAAGTCGATATCCCAAATCCAGGAAACGTCGGTTCCGTCGGCAATTAAATCATTTAAGATAATCAACAGCCGTTTGTTTAACTGATTTTGATCTTGAAGCATTTGCCAAATAGCGTTAAATCCGGCGGGGTTTTTCACCAGAAAAATTTTAATCGGTTTATCATTCAAAACTAATTCTTCTCCCCGACCGAAAGCCGGACGAAAGCGGGTCAGACCTTGAGTGGTCAGTTGAGGATCTAAGCGAAGAACATTGGCAACGGTTTTAGCCGCCTCGAGGTTATATTGATGGTATTGGCCGGGAGAGAGTGGTTGGCCAAAGTAAACGATTCTGGGGAAACTTAATGTTTTTAAACGGGCATCAGCCTGATTGATCAAAACTTGGGAAGTTTTAGGCAGTAATTGCAGTGATTCTTGCCAGAGTTTTAAGATTGAATCAACTTCGCCATAACGATCTAGTTGGTCACGGGACAGGTTATTAAAAAGAATGATTTCCGGTTTTAATTGTTTAACGGCTTCTTTAACGGCGGCTTCGTCAATTTCCCAGATGGCGAATTTTTCTTTTAAATGGCCGAAAACATCACTTTGATTAATTAAAGAGGAAGCAATTCCCCGCATTAAATTAGAACCACTGCGATTGTGAATAAAATTTATTCGATGAGTCTTGAAGATTTCCCCGATTAGGCGACAAGTGGTGGTTTTACCGTTGGTGCCGGTGATAATTATTGATTTAAGTTGGTTGGTTTTAACTAACTGGTTAATAAAATCAGAATTAATTTTTAAGATAACTAATCCGGGGAGGGCGGTGCCGCCTAAAGAGAAAACCCGACAAAACTTATTAATTATTTTTCCTATAATAATGCTTGTTGACATATTATAAGTCATATGGTAGTATAAACACAGATCCGTCGGTTTAGCCTCACCGGGCAGACTGATGGATTTTTTTTGATTTTATTCCATTTCATCCAGAAATTGCTGAACGCCTTTAGCCCAGGAACCCTCAGATAAAGGAGTATAAATTGACATAATTTCCTCCGGAGTGATTAAACCTTTACGTATATAATTCTGTGATAGGCCTTTAGCGACCACTTCAATCGCTTCCTGATAAGACGAAAACTTTAGAGTGCCCTGGGAATGAATTCCCCAACCCCAACAGTTATGGGAATCATCGGGAATTTTTTTGCATAAATTAGATTCCTGTTGAGCAATGGCCAATAAAAGCCGCGAGTCTAAATTATATTTTTCGGCCGTGGCGATTAAATAGTCGGCTTCAGGCAGCAGGGGTGAATCATATTTTTTAAGGTAATTTTTAATAATTTCCGGTATGGC
Above is a window of Candidatus Beckwithbacteria bacterium DNA encoding:
- a CDS encoding MurT ligase domain-containing protein, producing MSTSIIIGKIINKFCRVFSLGGTALPGLVILKINSDFINQLVKTNQLKSIIITGTNGKTTTCRLIGEIFKTHRINFIHNRSGSNLMRGIASSLINQSDVFGHLKEKFAIWEIDEAAVKEAVKQLKPEIILFNNLSRDQLDRYGEVDSILKLWQESLQLLPKTSQVLINQADARLKTLSFPRIVYFGQPLSPGQYHQYNLEAAKTVANVLRLDPQLTTQGLTRFRPAFGRGEELVLNDKPIKIFLVKNPAGFNAIWQMLQDQNQLNKRLLIILNDLIADGTDVSWIWDIDFNYLNSRKTPITVSGTRALDMALRLKYAGLNPHLIQLEPNIKKALSYSPDYILPTYTAMLKLRQIIFKQKFD
- a CDS encoding glutamine amidotransferase, with product MKITIAHLYPKDLNIYGDRGNIFSLVYRLKQRGIKVFIKSIGLNDPLPQGGFDLLFGGGGQDQQQQLIASDLFKRRVVLLKAAQAGIPMLTICGTYQLFGNYFQPSSGPKIKGIGIFNAYTVASKQRKIGNIIIKANPAVLHPTPYLVGFENHSGNTFLAAATQPLGKVILGFGNNGQDKTEGAVIHNVFGCYLHGSLLPKNPHFCDYLIKLALEKKYGPIKLEPLDDQLEWQAHAAALKRARKLARPLLKYL